From Bacillus pumilus, one genomic window encodes:
- a CDS encoding carbohydrate ABC transporter permease has translation MNDITKAKQPAAFTSLPKQKMQKSRNSSLWWMYMPAVLVVSTFIIYPFLNGIQLSFTNWNGFSQTYEWIGLDQYKRLLQDPTTWLVVKNTLLYGIGSTILQNIIGLGYALLLNQSLKMRAITRTVIYLPVMISPIAMGYIWYFVFAYQGGALNDVVTFFGFDQMNALGNPQLNTWIIVLVNTYQFVGIAMIIYLAGLQSIPKDYYEAAQLDGASSLQQFRRITLPLLMPSITINVVLNVIGGLKLFDVIVALTGGGPGDSSQSMSTFMYDLYFKRQDAGYAATQGVFMAVIILVISVAALIYFKRKETEV, from the coding sequence ATGAATGACATCACAAAAGCAAAGCAGCCAGCCGCATTTACCTCTTTACCAAAACAAAAGATGCAAAAAAGCCGGAATTCATCACTTTGGTGGATGTACATGCCAGCTGTACTCGTCGTCAGTACCTTTATCATTTATCCTTTTTTGAACGGCATTCAGCTATCTTTTACGAATTGGAACGGGTTCTCACAAACTTATGAATGGATTGGGCTTGATCAATATAAACGTCTGCTTCAAGACCCAACGACATGGCTTGTTGTCAAAAACACGCTTCTCTACGGAATTGGGAGTACAATCTTACAAAATATCATTGGACTTGGATATGCTCTTTTATTAAATCAAAGCTTAAAGATGAGAGCGATCACAAGAACAGTCATCTATTTACCTGTCATGATTAGTCCGATTGCGATGGGCTATATTTGGTATTTTGTGTTTGCTTACCAAGGCGGTGCCTTAAACGATGTGGTGACGTTTTTTGGATTTGACCAAATGAATGCGCTTGGCAATCCGCAATTAAACACATGGATCATTGTGCTTGTCAACACCTATCAATTCGTCGGAATTGCGATGATCATTTATTTAGCAGGCCTTCAAAGTATTCCTAAGGATTATTATGAGGCGGCACAATTAGACGGCGCATCAAGCCTCCAGCAATTCAGACGGATCACATTGCCGCTGCTTATGCCGTCTATCACTATTAATGTTGTGCTTAATGTCATTGGCGGGCTGAAACTTTTTGATGTCATTGTGGCACTAACAGGCGGCGGACCTGGAGATTCCTCGCAATCGATGTCGACCTTTATGTATGATCTGTATTTCAAACGTCAGGATGCAGGCTATGCAGCAACGCAAGGAGTCTTCATGGCGGTCATCATCCTTGTCATTAGTGTCGCAGCACTGATTTATTTCAAACGAAAGGAGACCGAGGTGTGA
- a CDS encoding glycoside hydrolase family 30 beta sandwich domain-containing protein gives MMSIIKKPICTLLVCCTMLSVMFIGPGVTEVSAASDANINVNAERQVIRGFGGMNHPAWIGDLTAPQRETAFGNGQNQLGFSILRINVDENRNNWHREVATAKRAIDHGALVIASPWNPPSHMVETFNRNGASAKRLRYNQYAAYAQHLNDFVTYMKNNGVNLYAISVQNEPDYAHEWTWWTPQEILRFMRENAGSINARVIAPESFQYLKNISDPILNDPQALRNMDILGAHLYGTQISQLPYPLFKQKGAGKELWMTEVYYPNSDNNSADRWPEALGVSEHIHHSMVEGDFQAYVWWYIRRSYGPMKEDGMISKRGYNMAHFSKFVRPGYVRIDATKSPEPNVFVSAYKGDNKVVIVAINKNNTGVNQHFVMQNGTASQASRWITSSNSNLQPGTDLNISGNQFWAHLPAQSVTTFVVKR, from the coding sequence TTGATGTCCATAATCAAAAAACCAATTTGTACTTTATTGGTCTGCTGCACTATGCTGTCTGTCATGTTCATAGGGCCTGGGGTAACTGAGGTTTCAGCAGCAAGTGATGCGAATATTAATGTCAATGCGGAAAGACAAGTGATTCGCGGCTTTGGCGGAATGAACCACCCGGCTTGGATTGGTGATTTAACCGCCCCTCAAAGGGAAACCGCCTTTGGCAATGGGCAGAATCAATTAGGATTCTCCATTCTACGAATTAATGTAGACGAGAACAGAAATAATTGGCACAGAGAAGTTGCTACCGCCAAAAGAGCAATAGATCATGGCGCTTTAGTGATCGCTTCGCCTTGGAATCCTCCAAGCCATATGGTGGAGACTTTCAACCGTAATGGTGCGTCTGCAAAGCGGTTGAGATACAATCAATACGCCGCATATGCTCAGCATCTGAATGATTTTGTGACATACATGAAAAATAATGGTGTCAACCTCTATGCCATTTCTGTACAAAACGAGCCTGATTATGCACACGAATGGACATGGTGGACGCCTCAGGAAATCCTGCGATTCATGAGAGAAAATGCCGGCTCCATTAATGCACGCGTGATTGCACCAGAATCTTTTCAATACCTTAAAAATATATCAGATCCTATCTTAAACGATCCGCAGGCGCTTAGAAATATGGACATTCTCGGTGCCCATCTGTATGGAACCCAGATCAGCCAGCTTCCGTATCCTCTTTTTAAACAAAAAGGAGCGGGGAAAGAGCTGTGGATGACAGAGGTATATTACCCGAATAGTGATAACAATTCAGCGGACCGCTGGCCTGAGGCATTAGGGGTGTCAGAGCATATTCACCATTCGATGGTGGAAGGTGATTTTCAGGCGTATGTTTGGTGGTACATCCGCAGATCATACGGTCCTATGAAGGAAGATGGAATGATTAGCAAACGTGGCTACAACATGGCGCATTTCTCCAAGTTTGTGCGTCCAGGGTACGTCAGAATTGATGCAACGAAAAGCCCTGAACCGAATGTTTTCGTCTCAGCCTATAAAGGGGACAATAAGGTCGTCATTGTAGCGATTAATAAAAACAATACAGGCGTCAATCAACACTTTGTCATGCAAAATGGAACCGCTTCACAAGCGTCAAGATGGATTACGAGTAGTAACAGCAACCTTCAGCCTGGAACTGACTTAAATATATCAGGTAATCAATTTTGGGCTCATCTCCCGGCTCAAAGTGTGACAACATTTGTGGTCAAACGCTAA
- a CDS encoding alpha-glucosidase/alpha-galactosidase: protein MSKITFIGAGSTVFAKNILGDCLFVPALSGFEFALYDIDHNRLNESDTMLRHLKENYGANVTIKPYHNRKEALKDAKYVINAIQVGGYRPSTVIDFEIPKKYGLRQTIADTVGIGGIFRFLRTIPVMFDFAKEMEEVCPNALLLNYTNPMATLTGAMLRYTPIQTVGLCHSVQVCTKDLFESLEMDHEGIEEKIAGINHMAWLLEVKRDGKDLYPDIKRRAKEKQQARHHDMVRFELMDKFGYYVTESSEHNAEYHPYFIKSRYPELIGQFNIPLDEYPRRCEEQINNWNTMKHDLVGNTQITHTRSKEYGSRIIEAIETNVPFKFGGNVLNTGGLIHNLPEKACVEVPCVADRSGIMPCYVGEIPEQLAGLNRTNISSQLMTIEAAISGKKEHIYQAALLDPHTSAELSIDDIIKLCDELIEAHGEMLPHFAEPNQYAASTNLQK, encoded by the coding sequence ATGTCTAAAATTACATTTATCGGTGCAGGGAGTACCGTGTTTGCTAAAAATATATTAGGAGATTGTTTGTTCGTCCCTGCACTTAGCGGCTTTGAATTCGCATTATATGATATCGACCACAACCGGCTGAATGAATCAGACACGATGCTTCGGCATTTAAAAGAGAACTACGGTGCAAATGTGACCATTAAGCCCTATCACAACCGAAAAGAAGCCTTAAAGGATGCGAAATATGTCATCAATGCCATCCAGGTTGGAGGCTATCGGCCAAGCACTGTGATTGATTTTGAGATTCCGAAAAAATACGGATTAAGACAAACGATTGCGGATACGGTTGGCATCGGCGGCATCTTCCGCTTCCTTCGAACAATTCCTGTGATGTTTGATTTTGCAAAGGAGATGGAAGAGGTTTGTCCAAATGCTTTATTATTAAATTACACAAATCCAATGGCCACACTGACAGGTGCGATGCTGCGCTATACACCGATTCAAACGGTGGGTCTTTGTCATAGTGTGCAGGTGTGTACAAAGGATCTATTTGAATCACTTGAAATGGATCATGAAGGCATTGAAGAAAAAATTGCCGGCATCAACCATATGGCATGGTTATTAGAGGTGAAACGGGACGGAAAAGATTTGTACCCAGACATCAAAAGAAGAGCGAAAGAAAAGCAGCAAGCGCGGCATCATGATATGGTACGTTTTGAGCTGATGGATAAATTCGGCTACTATGTCACAGAATCCTCAGAGCACAATGCCGAATACCATCCTTATTTTATCAAATCACGCTATCCAGAACTGATCGGTCAATTTAACATTCCGCTCGATGAATACCCGAGACGCTGCGAGGAACAAATCAACAACTGGAATACAATGAAGCATGACCTTGTGGGCAATACACAGATCACACATACTCGCTCAAAAGAATATGGTTCTCGTATCATTGAAGCGATCGAAACGAACGTTCCCTTTAAATTTGGCGGGAATGTGCTGAACACAGGAGGACTCATTCACAATCTGCCTGAAAAAGCGTGTGTCGAAGTACCATGTGTTGCAGATCGCAGCGGCATCATGCCTTGCTATGTCGGAGAGATACCTGAACAATTGGCTGGACTCAACCGGACCAATATCAGCTCACAGCTCATGACAATCGAAGCAGCAATTAGCGGCAAAAAAGAGCACATTTATCAAGCGGCATTACTTGATCCACACACAAGCGCTGAACTATCCATTGATGACATCATCAAATTATGCGATGAACTCATTGAAGCACATGGTGAGATGCTCCCGCATTTTGCAGAACCGAATCAATATGCTGCATCAACCAACTTACAGAAATAA
- a CDS encoding CoA-acylating methylmalonate-semialdehyde dehydrogenase: MTKTDVQMLKNYIGGQWIEAETSQTEAVYNPATGEIIAEVPLSTKKDVERAVQAAKEAFTTWSKTPVPRRARILFKYQQLLVEKWDELAELVTLENGKSITEAKGEVQRGIECVEFAAGAPTLMMGKQLPDIASGLESGMYRYPIGVIGGITPFNFPMMVPCWMFPLAIACGNTFVLKPSERTPILAAQLAELFEEAGLPKGVLNIVNGAHDVVNGLLEHQKVKAISFVGSQPVAEYIYKKGTEHGKRVQALAGAKNHSIVLKDADLDAATKQIIGAAFGSAGERCMAAAVVAVEEEVADEFIQKLVDESNELVIGNGINEDVFLGPVIRKEHKERTLQYIQSGIEEGASLIRDGRNDLETKGKGYFVGPTIFDHVTNQMKIWQDEIFAPVLSIVRVSSLTEAIDLSNQSKFANGACLYTDSASSIREFRENIEAGMLGVNIGVPAPMAFFPFSGWKDSFYGDLHANGTDGVEFYTRKKMVTARYM; the protein is encoded by the coding sequence ATGACCAAAACAGATGTACAAATGTTGAAAAATTATATTGGCGGACAATGGATTGAGGCAGAAACAAGTCAAACAGAGGCAGTATATAACCCAGCTACTGGCGAGATCATCGCAGAAGTGCCGCTTTCAACAAAAAAGGATGTCGAACGTGCAGTACAGGCAGCAAAAGAAGCATTTACCACTTGGTCGAAAACACCCGTTCCCCGCCGTGCACGCATTTTATTTAAATATCAGCAGTTACTCGTTGAAAAATGGGATGAACTGGCTGAACTCGTAACGCTTGAAAACGGAAAAAGCATAACAGAAGCAAAAGGAGAAGTGCAGCGAGGGATTGAATGTGTCGAATTTGCCGCTGGTGCACCAACCTTAATGATGGGAAAACAATTACCAGATATCGCATCTGGACTCGAATCTGGCATGTACCGCTATCCGATTGGTGTCATTGGCGGCATTACGCCATTTAACTTTCCGATGATGGTCCCGTGCTGGATGTTCCCGCTTGCCATTGCCTGCGGAAATACGTTTGTTTTAAAACCTTCAGAACGAACGCCCATTCTTGCCGCGCAGTTAGCCGAGCTATTTGAAGAAGCGGGTCTTCCAAAAGGTGTTCTCAACATCGTCAATGGGGCTCACGATGTCGTCAACGGTCTGCTTGAACATCAAAAGGTCAAAGCCATTTCATTTGTCGGCTCTCAGCCAGTCGCAGAATACATCTATAAAAAAGGCACAGAGCATGGCAAACGTGTCCAAGCACTTGCAGGTGCAAAGAATCACTCCATTGTCCTCAAAGATGCAGATTTAGATGCGGCAACGAAACAAATCATTGGTGCTGCCTTTGGATCAGCGGGAGAGCGCTGCATGGCCGCGGCCGTTGTCGCGGTGGAAGAAGAAGTGGCAGATGAGTTCATTCAAAAATTAGTTGATGAATCGAACGAGCTCGTCATTGGAAATGGAATAAATGAAGATGTCTTTCTTGGTCCAGTCATTCGAAAGGAACATAAAGAACGAACGCTTCAATATATCCAGTCAGGGATTGAAGAAGGAGCAAGCCTCATTCGTGATGGTAGGAATGACCTTGAAACAAAGGGAAAAGGGTATTTCGTTGGACCGACGATTTTTGACCATGTCACAAATCAAATGAAAATTTGGCAGGACGAGATTTTCGCCCCAGTCTTATCAATTGTCCGTGTCTCTTCACTAACAGAAGCGATCGACCTGTCCAATCAATCAAAATTTGCGAACGGTGCCTGCCTTTACACGGACAGCGCATCAAGCATCAGAGAATTTCGCGAAAACATCGAAGCAGGTATGCTCGGCGTCAATATCGGTGTGCCCGCACCAATGGCATTTTTCCCGTTTTCCGGCTGGAAGGATTCTTTCTACGGGGACTTACATGCGAACGGAACAGACGGAGTAGAGTTTTACACAAGAAAGAAAATGGTGACCGCTCGTTATATGTAA
- a CDS encoding carbohydrate ABC transporter permease — MDNAFKHKKRWYTFLALLVTLLHLIPFYILVTTSLKGIGDFSSKWLFPKALHLENFRTAWTEAQLGQSFLNTVMITFTSAVLLIILGSLAAYPLARRNTKLNKAVYVLFITIMVIPPLTALVPLYKMVVQIGMMNTYQIAILNNVAAFLPLTIFLYAGFIRSTIPKELEEAARIDGAGTLRVFFTVVFPLLKPITASVLIIACVYIWNDYQFAIFFLQDKEMHTLTVALSHFFGQNQHQLQLVGAAALIAMLPMVTMFLLLQKYFIAGLSQGSVKG, encoded by the coding sequence ATGGATAACGCCTTTAAACACAAAAAGAGATGGTACACCTTCCTCGCACTTTTGGTGACATTGCTTCACCTCATTCCATTTTATATCTTGGTGACGACATCATTAAAGGGGATAGGAGATTTCAGTTCAAAATGGCTGTTTCCGAAAGCGCTCCATCTTGAAAACTTTCGCACGGCATGGACAGAGGCTCAGCTTGGCCAGTCCTTTTTGAATACAGTGATGATTACGTTTACCTCCGCTGTATTACTCATCATACTTGGATCTCTTGCAGCCTATCCGCTCGCAAGAAGAAACACAAAGCTAAATAAAGCAGTTTATGTTTTATTCATCACCATTATGGTCATTCCACCGCTCACAGCCCTTGTCCCGCTCTATAAAATGGTCGTTCAAATCGGGATGATGAACACCTATCAAATCGCTATTTTAAATAATGTCGCTGCTTTTTTGCCGCTAACCATTTTCTTATACGCAGGCTTTATCCGGTCGACCATTCCAAAGGAGCTTGAAGAAGCAGCCCGTATTGATGGAGCGGGGACACTCAGAGTTTTTTTCACTGTCGTTTTTCCTCTTCTGAAGCCCATTACCGCTTCTGTTTTAATCATTGCCTGTGTGTATATTTGGAACGACTATCAATTTGCCATCTTCTTTTTGCAAGATAAAGAAATGCATACACTCACAGTCGCCTTATCCCATTTTTTTGGTCAAAATCAGCATCAGCTCCAGCTCGTTGGTGCCGCTGCGCTCATTGCGATGCTGCCAATGGTTACGATGTTTTTACTGTTGCAAAAATATTTTATCGCAGGGCTTTCACAAGGCTCTGTCAAAGGGTAG
- a CDS encoding glycoside hydrolase family 43 protein, whose amino-acid sequence MRKRMKCGVGFLILALVLSCIPVYDASAASTPIAKRVGNANPLIDHHLGADPFALTYNGRVYIYMSSDDYEYHSNGTIKDNSFANLNRVFVISSADMVNWTDHGAIPVAGANGANGGRGIAKWAGASWAPSAAVKKINGKDKFFLYFANSGGGIGVLTADSPIGPWKDPIGKALVTPNTPGMSGVVWLFDPAVFVDDDGTGYLYAGGGVPGGSNPTQGQWANPKTARVLKLGPDMTSVVGSASTIDAPFMFEDSGMHKYNGTYYYSYCINFGGSHPADKPPGEIGYMTSSSPMGPFTYKGHFLKNPGAFFGGGGNNHHAVFHFKNEWYVVYHTQTVSSALYGAGKGYRSPHINKLVHNADGSLREVAANFEGVKQLSNLNPYQRVEAETFAWNGRILTDSSSAPGGPVNNQHVTNIQNGDWVAISNVDFGSSGARTFKANVASASGGQIEVRLGSPDGKIAGTLNVPSTGGNWREIETAVNGAAGVHNVFFVFKGNGANLFQFDSWQFTQR is encoded by the coding sequence ATGAGGAAGAGGATGAAGTGCGGTGTAGGTTTTTTGATTCTTGCTTTGGTGCTGAGCTGTATACCGGTATATGATGCGAGTGCAGCAAGTACCCCCATTGCAAAACGAGTAGGAAATGCAAATCCACTCATAGACCATCACCTGGGGGCGGATCCGTTTGCGCTCACCTATAACGGAAGAGTGTACATTTATATGTCGAGTGATGACTATGAATATCACAGCAATGGAACGATTAAGGATAATTCTTTTGCGAATTTGAATAGGGTCTTTGTCATCTCTTCGGCGGATATGGTGAACTGGACAGATCACGGAGCGATTCCAGTAGCTGGCGCAAATGGGGCCAATGGCGGGAGAGGGATTGCCAAATGGGCAGGCGCTTCCTGGGCTCCATCCGCTGCGGTGAAAAAGATCAATGGGAAGGATAAATTTTTCCTTTATTTTGCTAACAGCGGCGGAGGGATTGGCGTCTTGACAGCAGACAGCCCGATTGGACCTTGGAAAGATCCTATCGGAAAAGCGCTCGTCACGCCAAATACACCAGGGATGTCCGGTGTTGTATGGCTTTTTGATCCAGCCGTATTTGTAGATGATGACGGAACCGGTTATCTATATGCCGGAGGAGGCGTTCCAGGCGGTTCAAATCCAACGCAGGGACAATGGGCCAATCCTAAAACAGCGAGAGTTCTGAAACTAGGACCTGACATGACTAGTGTGGTTGGCAGCGCATCAACCATTGATGCTCCTTTTATGTTTGAAGATTCGGGTATGCATAAGTATAACGGTACCTATTACTATTCCTATTGCATCAATTTTGGCGGCTCCCACCCAGCAGATAAACCACCTGGTGAGATCGGTTATATGACGAGCTCAAGTCCAATGGGCCCCTTTACGTATAAAGGACACTTCCTGAAAAATCCGGGTGCATTTTTCGGCGGCGGCGGTAACAACCATCATGCTGTGTTCCATTTTAAAAACGAGTGGTATGTCGTGTATCACACGCAAACGGTGAGCTCTGCCTTATATGGGGCAGGGAAAGGCTACAGATCTCCCCACATTAATAAGCTTGTCCATAATGCTGACGGCTCCCTTCGAGAGGTCGCAGCCAATTTTGAAGGCGTTAAACAACTTTCCAACCTGAACCCTTATCAGCGGGTAGAAGCCGAAACATTCGCTTGGAATGGACGCATTTTAACAGATTCCTCCTCAGCACCTGGTGGGCCAGTCAATAACCAGCATGTCACAAACATTCAAAACGGTGATTGGGTGGCTATCAGTAATGTCGATTTCGGATCGAGCGGTGCCAGAACCTTTAAAGCCAATGTAGCATCCGCTTCAGGCGGACAAATAGAAGTACGTCTTGGCAGTCCAGACGGCAAAATTGCCGGAACACTCAATGTCCCTTCCACAGGCGGAAACTGGCGAGAAATAGAAACGGCAGTGAACGGAGCAGCAGGAGTGCACAACGTATTTTTTGTCTTCAAAGGAAATGGTGCCAACCTATTCCAATTTGATTCCTGGCAGTTTACTCAAAGGTAA
- a CDS encoding response regulator transcription factor yields the protein MPKLQSKVLIIDDEKEILELIHTVLTREGIDRVITASTARDGLTQFHQEHPDLVILDIMLPDGEGYDICKQIRDVSHVPIIFLSAKGEESDKIVGLAIGGDDYITKPFSPKEVAYRVKAQLRRSSYLQPSQADPVIKKGPFELNEQQAELTKNGAVIELTPKELMLMTYFLQHPNRVISKETLYQTVWGEDFFGSDNTVMVHIRRLREKIENSPSTPEFLVTVKGLGYKFVVKDA from the coding sequence ATGCCAAAGCTTCAAAGCAAAGTATTGATTATAGATGACGAAAAAGAAATTTTGGAATTAATCCATACAGTATTAACAAGAGAAGGCATTGACCGGGTGATAACAGCTTCAACTGCCCGTGATGGGCTCACGCAATTCCATCAAGAACATCCCGATCTCGTCATACTGGATATTATGCTGCCAGACGGTGAAGGCTACGATATTTGCAAACAAATCAGAGACGTCTCGCATGTTCCGATTATCTTTTTATCAGCAAAGGGAGAGGAATCAGACAAAATTGTAGGACTTGCCATTGGCGGCGATGATTACATTACAAAACCTTTCAGCCCAAAGGAAGTCGCCTACCGGGTAAAAGCCCAGCTGAGACGCTCATCATACTTACAGCCTTCTCAAGCTGATCCCGTGATCAAAAAAGGGCCATTTGAGTTAAACGAGCAGCAAGCCGAACTGACGAAAAATGGAGCGGTGATTGAGCTCACACCGAAAGAACTTATGCTGATGACCTATTTCTTGCAGCATCCGAATCGCGTGATCAGTAAAGAAACGCTTTATCAAACCGTTTGGGGAGAAGATTTCTTCGGTTCTGATAATACGGTGATGGTTCATATACGAAGACTTCGGGAGAAAATAGAGAATTCCCCATCTACACCAGAGTTTCTCGTGACGGTCAAAGGGCTTGGCTATAAATTTGTTGTAAAGGATGCGTAA